A section of the Ochotona princeps isolate mOchPri1 chromosome 19, mOchPri1.hap1, whole genome shotgun sequence genome encodes:
- the SPINK9 gene encoding serine protease inhibitor Kazal-type 9 has protein sequence MKTTLVLLSALAFATIFDAECVKQKQQVDCSHYEKLPPGEQRFCYAVYEPICGTDGKTYTNDCFFCSKVKETDDKLQFAHFGKC, from the exons ATGAAAACAACATTGGTCCTACTCTCGGCCCTGGCATTTGCGACCATATTCG atGCAGAATGTGTGAAACAGAAGCAACAG gttgacTGTAGTCATTATGAAAAGCTACCACCAGGAGAACAGAGATTTTGTTATGCAGTATACGAACCTATTTGTGGCACTGATGGCAAAACTTATACTAATGATTGCTTCTTCTGTTCCAAAGTTAA GGAAACTGACGACAAACTTCAATTTGCACACTTTGGAAAGTGTTGA